In the genome of Cupriavidus malaysiensis, one region contains:
- the cheD gene encoding chemoreceptor glutamine deamidase CheD, giving the protein MRTPQMPEAIATRTYFDREFGKQAIKLLPNEYYVSSEDVVLTTVLGSCVAACIRDEVAGVGGMNHFMLPDDENAGADRMLSPSMRYGCYALEVLINELLKAGARRERLEAKVFGGGAVLANMTTLNIGDRNADFVLRYLKTENIRVAAQDLRGPHARRVSYFPRSGLALVRRLTRQDDQVLVARDERALARAISAAPERGRAELFERRPTAFTTS; this is encoded by the coding sequence ATGCGTACGCCACAGATGCCGGAGGCGATCGCCACCCGTACCTATTTCGACCGTGAGTTCGGCAAGCAGGCGATCAAGCTGCTGCCCAACGAGTACTACGTCAGCAGCGAGGACGTGGTGCTGACCACCGTGCTGGGCTCCTGCGTGGCAGCCTGCATCCGCGACGAGGTGGCCGGTGTCGGCGGCATGAACCACTTCATGCTGCCCGACGACGAGAACGCCGGCGCCGACCGCATGCTGTCGCCGTCGATGCGCTACGGCTGCTACGCGCTCGAAGTGCTGATCAACGAACTGCTCAAGGCCGGCGCGCGGCGCGAGCGGCTCGAGGCCAAGGTGTTCGGCGGCGGCGCCGTGCTCGCCAACATGACCACGCTGAACATCGGCGACCGCAACGCCGACTTCGTGCTGCGCTACCTGAAGACCGAGAACATCCGCGTGGCGGCGCAGGACCTGCGCGGACCGCACGCGCGCCGCGTCAGCTATTTCCCGCGCAGCGGGCTGGCGCTGGTGCGCCGCCTGACGCGCCAGGACGACCAGGTGCTGGTGGCGCGCGACGAGCGCGCGCTGGCCCGAGCCATTTCCGCCGCCCCGGAGCGCGGCCGGGCCGAGCTGTTCGAGCGCCGCCCGACTGCCTTCACGACATCCTGA
- the cheZ gene encoding protein phosphatase CheZ, translating to MATTPSYSNDTAEQIIHRIGNLTRMLRDSMRELGLDKEIERAAQAIPDARDRLKYIAAMTEQAAERTLNAVELAQPIQAQMEKQAEGLEQRWDAWFKEPAELADARELVLDTRAFLTDVPQQTRATGAHLLDIMMAQDFQDLTGQVIKKMMDMIRSLEQELLQMLIDNVPAERRAEAPATLMNGPQVNPEGKADVVSDQSQVDDLLASLGF from the coding sequence ATGGCGACGACACCGTCTTACAGCAACGATACCGCCGAGCAGATCATCCATCGCATCGGCAACCTGACGCGCATGCTGCGCGACAGCATGCGGGAACTCGGGCTCGACAAGGAAATCGAGCGCGCGGCGCAGGCCATTCCCGACGCGCGCGACCGGCTGAAGTACATCGCCGCCATGACCGAGCAGGCGGCCGAGCGCACGCTCAATGCCGTCGAACTGGCCCAGCCCATCCAGGCTCAGATGGAGAAGCAGGCCGAGGGCCTGGAGCAGCGCTGGGATGCCTGGTTCAAGGAGCCGGCGGAGCTGGCCGACGCGCGCGAGCTGGTGCTCGACACGCGCGCCTTCCTCACCGACGTGCCCCAGCAGACCCGCGCCACCGGCGCGCATCTGCTGGACATCATGATGGCCCAGGATTTCCAGGACCTGACCGGCCAGGTCATCAAGAAGATGATGGACATGATCCGCTCGCTGGAGCAGGAACTGCTGCAGATGCTGATCGACAACGTGCCGGCCGAGCGCCGCGCGGAGGCGCCGGCCACGCTGATGAACGGCCCGCAGGTCAATCCCGAAGGCAAGGCCGACGTGGTGTCGGACCAGTCGCAGGTGGACGACCTGCTCGCCAGCCTGGGCTTCTGA
- a CDS encoding porin yields MKLARLVAGLLAAAPLVAAAQSVTLYGVIDTGIEYVNNVGAAKDGLARVPTLTGTVPSRWGLRGTEDLGGGLKANFALESGFAPDSGASNQGGRLFGRQAWVGLSSSNWGQVSFGRQYTMLFWATLDTDILGPNVYGSGSLDSYLPNTRADNAIAYKGKFGGLTAGATYSFGRDTVNAGPSPSGTNCAGENPADVRACREWSAMLMYETNWWGLSAAYDSLRGGPGAFGGLTKSSLTDNRLSLGGYMLLANTKLGAGWLRRDNGGSPTPKSDLLYAGASYDITPAFNLAGQVYWLKYHNSANKAWLYAIRGTYAFSKRTSVYATAGFIDNGGQLAQSVSGGAAGSNPAPGVNQLGAMIGIKHVF; encoded by the coding sequence ATGAAACTTGCTAGGCTTGTGGCCGGCTTGCTTGCCGCCGCGCCCCTCGTCGCCGCGGCCCAGTCGGTGACGCTGTACGGCGTCATCGACACCGGGATCGAGTATGTGAACAACGTCGGCGCGGCCAAGGACGGCCTCGCCCGCGTGCCCACGCTGACCGGCACGGTGCCGTCGCGCTGGGGCCTGCGCGGCACCGAGGACCTGGGCGGCGGCCTGAAGGCGAACTTCGCGCTGGAATCGGGCTTCGCGCCCGACAGCGGCGCGTCCAACCAGGGTGGCCGCCTGTTCGGGCGCCAGGCCTGGGTCGGCCTGAGCAGCAGCAACTGGGGCCAGGTCAGCTTCGGCCGCCAATACACCATGTTGTTCTGGGCCACGCTGGACACCGATATCCTCGGACCCAACGTCTATGGCTCCGGCTCGCTCGACAGCTACCTGCCCAACACGCGCGCCGACAACGCGATCGCCTACAAGGGCAAGTTCGGCGGCCTGACGGCGGGCGCCACCTACAGCTTCGGCCGCGACACCGTCAACGCCGGCCCCAGTCCCTCGGGCACCAACTGCGCCGGCGAGAATCCCGCCGACGTGCGCGCCTGCCGCGAATGGTCGGCCATGCTGATGTACGAGACCAACTGGTGGGGCCTGTCCGCCGCCTATGATTCGCTGCGCGGCGGTCCGGGCGCCTTCGGCGGCCTGACCAAGAGCAGCCTGACCGACAACCGCCTGTCGCTGGGCGGCTACATGCTGCTGGCCAACACCAAGCTGGGAGCCGGCTGGCTGCGCCGCGACAATGGCGGCAGCCCCACGCCCAAGAGCGATCTGCTGTACGCCGGCGCGTCCTATGACATCACCCCCGCCTTCAACCTGGCCGGCCAGGTCTACTGGCTGAAGTACCACAACAGCGCCAACAAGGCCTGGCTGTACGCCATCCGCGGCACCTACGCCTTCAGCAAGCGCACCTCGGTCTACGCCACCGCCGGCTTCATCGACAACGGCGGGCAGCTCGCGCAATCGGTCAGCGGCGGCGCCGCGGGTTCCAATCCCGCACCCGGCGTGAACCAGCTCGGCGCGATGATCGGCATCAAGCACGTGTTCTGA
- the cheY gene encoding chemotaxis response regulator CheY, with the protein MDKNIKILVVDDFPTMRRIIRNLLKELGFSNVEEAEDGAAGLEKVKDGSFQFVVSDWNMPNMDGLSMLQAIRAEPALAKLPVLMVTAEAKKENIIAAAQAGANGYVVKPFTAATLDEKITKIFEKLGKEGT; encoded by the coding sequence GTGGACAAGAACATCAAGATCCTCGTGGTCGACGACTTTCCGACCATGCGTCGGATCATCCGCAACCTGCTCAAGGAGCTGGGCTTTTCCAACGTGGAAGAGGCCGAGGACGGCGCGGCCGGCCTGGAGAAGGTCAAGGATGGCAGCTTCCAGTTCGTCGTCTCCGACTGGAACATGCCCAATATGGACGGCCTGAGCATGCTGCAGGCCATCCGCGCCGAACCGGCGCTGGCCAAGCTGCCGGTGCTGATGGTGACGGCCGAGGCCAAGAAGGAAAACATCATCGCCGCCGCGCAGGCCGGCGCCAACGGCTATGTGGTCAAGCCGTTCACCGCGGCGACGCTGGACGAGAAGATCACCAAGATCTTCGAGAAGCTGGGCAAGGAAGGCACCTGA
- a CDS encoding protein-glutamate methylesterase/protein-glutamine glutaminase: protein MSAAKIKVLCVDDSALIRSLMTEIINSQSDMEVVGTAPDPLVAREMIKRLNPDVLTLDVEMPRMDGLDFLERLMRLRPMPVLMVSSLTERGSEITMRALELGAVDFVTKPKLGIRDGLIEYTDAIADKIRAVSRARVRTAAPAAASPVAGTPPAPLLRSPLLSTEKLIIVGASTGGTEAIKELLMPLPPDSPGVMIVQHMPAGFTRSFAQRLDGLCRITVKEAEHNERVLPGHAYIAPGDMHLRLARSGANYVAHLSQEAPVNRHRPAVDVLFDSAAQHAGKNAIGVILTGMGRDGAQGMRRMHDAGAYNLAQDEHSCIVFGMPKEAIAAGGVDEIVPLSAMTQRVMARLATFGARAQRV from the coding sequence ATGAGCGCGGCAAAGATCAAGGTGCTGTGCGTGGACGATTCCGCGCTGATCCGCAGCCTGATGACCGAGATTATCAATAGCCAGAGCGACATGGAGGTGGTCGGGACCGCTCCCGACCCGCTGGTGGCGCGCGAGATGATCAAGCGGCTGAACCCCGACGTGCTGACGCTGGACGTGGAAATGCCGCGCATGGACGGCCTCGATTTCCTCGAGCGGCTGATGCGCCTGCGCCCGATGCCGGTGCTGATGGTGTCGTCGCTGACCGAGCGCGGCTCGGAGATCACCATGCGCGCGCTGGAGCTGGGCGCGGTGGACTTCGTCACCAAGCCCAAGCTCGGCATCCGCGACGGCCTGATCGAGTACACCGACGCCATCGCCGACAAGATCCGCGCGGTCTCGCGCGCGCGCGTGCGCACGGCCGCGCCGGCCGCCGCCAGCCCGGTCGCCGGCACGCCGCCCGCGCCGCTGCTGCGCAGCCCGTTGCTGTCCACCGAGAAGCTGATCATCGTGGGCGCCTCCACCGGCGGAACCGAGGCCATCAAGGAACTGTTGATGCCGCTGCCGCCGGACAGCCCCGGCGTCATGATCGTGCAGCACATGCCGGCCGGCTTCACGCGGTCCTTCGCGCAGCGCCTCGACGGCCTGTGCCGCATCACCGTCAAGGAGGCCGAGCACAATGAGCGGGTGCTGCCCGGCCACGCCTACATCGCGCCTGGCGACATGCATCTGCGGCTGGCCCGCAGCGGCGCCAACTACGTGGCGCACCTGTCGCAGGAGGCGCCGGTCAACCGGCACCGGCCGGCGGTGGATGTCCTGTTCGATTCGGCGGCCCAGCATGCCGGCAAGAATGCCATCGGCGTGATCCTGACCGGCATGGGCCGCGATGGCGCACAGGGCATGCGGCGCATGCACGATGCGGGCGCCTATAACCTGGCGCAGGACGAGCACAGCTGCATCGTGTTCGGCATGCCCAAGGAGGCCATCGCGGCCGGCGGCGTCGACGAGATCGTGCCGCTGTCGGCCATGACGCAGCGCGTGATGGCGCGGCTGGCCACGTTCGGTGCGCGCGCTCAGCGGGTCTGA